Within the Cetobacterium ceti genome, the region ATTTAAACCTGAAGACTTAGCAGCATCTTTCCAAGGAAAAGTTGTGGAAATTTTAAGTAAAAAAGTTTTAAAAGCAGCCAAGGAAAAAAATGTTAAGCAGATTTTAATTGCAGGGGGAGTAGCAGCAAACTCTTTACTTAGAAGTGAATTAAAAGCTAAGGGAGAGAAGGAGGGAATAGAAGTTATCTATCCTTCTATGAAGCTTTGTACAGATAATGCAGCTATGATAGCTGTAGCAGCCCATTATAAATATATGTATCCCAATGGTAAGGATATAATTGCAGGTTTAAATTTAAACGGAAAAGCAACCTTAGATATTATAAAGGACTAAAAAAAGAGCTCAAGGCTCTTTTTTTGTTTAATTTAAAAATAGATTATATTTATTTATATTTTCATGAACTTCAATATTAGGAGTAATTAATTTTTTATATCCAGGTATTTCAGGAACCAAAATATTCACAGTAGATGCTCCTGGTATATTTAAAAACTCATAATAACCATTTATAGAACTTTGAGTTTTTTCTAAAATCTTTTTACTTTTTCCATCTAAAAGATAAATGGTTTCATTAGAAAGTGGTTCAATTCCATTAGTTAAAACTCCCGAAATACTATAAAATTTTCTTTGAAGTTTTATAGAAATATTATTTCGTAAGGTTTCATTTTCTAAGAAAATTGCAGTTCCATTTCCAAAATATCCATCTTTTTCTACAAAAATAGATATAAGCCCTGAAGGGGCATCTGAAGAAAACATACCGAAATGATCTGTTTCTATGGTTTTAATAGAATCTTTAAATTTTATCATTACTTTTGCTTTTTTAATAGGATTTCCATTTTCATCAATGACTCTCCCTTGAATTAAAGAGGGAATTTGTGCCAAATTAATTACTATATTTGTAGACTCTTTAAACTTAGAAAAATCATAGAACATCTGATTGAATTTCTCCATGGTATATCCTGGCTTTTCCCCTAAAACTTTATATCTTGTTTTAGGAAGAAAGATTGTAAAATTTCCTGCAAAATCACTTTTTGTGTTATAAACTTTATTTTCACTATTAATAAAGGTAACAGTTGCATTTCCAAGGGAATATTCCATGTTTTTTACTATTCCATTGACCTTTATAAATTTTTCCGAAGAGGAAAATTCATCTTCTGCGGAAAAAAGAAATTGAGAAAAAATTATAAAAAATATCATTATAAATCTTTTAATCACTCACATCACCTACAGAGTTAAGTTATTTAAATTATAACACTTTTTTTCGATTTCTGTGTTATAATTATTGAGAAAAACTAAATTTAATAAGGGTGATTTAGTTGGAAAGAGAACTTATAGATGAGCAAGAAAAAGCTCGTCAAAAATTTTTTAAAACTCAATTGGAGAAAAATTATTATTTAGGTGAATTTAAAGAAAATATAATAATAGCCTTAACAAAGGACCAAATAGAGGACCAGTTAATTTCAGAAGAGGTTATAGAAGCTATGAAAGAACCTGATGCAGTTCTTTTGAAAATGAGAAGGGATATACCTTTAAAATTTTTCAAGCCCTATATAAAAGTTGCTGAAGATTTAAAGCTTAGATATAGGTTAGTTGATGGAGTAACTTTTTTAGGAGAAGTTGGATTGGTAGTAGTTTCAGAAGATGCTTTAGATAATGGAAACTTAGATGTAATTTTAGAAAGTATTGGAGAAAAATTTTTAAAGGCAGGATTAAGTGAAGGTTTTGCCTATGCTATGGGTAAGAAGATTTGTAAGAAACACTATAGGGAATTGGAAAAAAAATTACCCTCCTTTGTAGGAAATTTTAAGAAATTTAATATACTAGATATTTTGTTAGGAAGAGAATGTCCTATTGATAAATTTGATAAGGAAAAGGGGAAAAATAATGGTAGAAGCATTTAAGGTTATAGGAGGACAACCTCTAAAGGGAAGATTGAAAGTTGAAGGGGCTAAAAATGCCGCTCTTCCAATATTTGTAGGAACATTGGTAGAAAAAGGAACTTATATTTTAAGAAATGTTCCTAATTTAATGGATATCAGAACACTTATAAAATTATTAGAAAGCTTAGGCTTAGAAATTGAAAAATTAGATGATCATTCTTATAAAATAATAAATAAAGGGCTTACTAATTTAGAGGCATCTTATGATTTAGTAAAGAAAATGAGAGCATCTTTTTTAGTAATGGGACCTATGTTAGCCCATGAAAAAAAAGCTAGAGTATCTTTACCAGGAGGATGTGCTATAGGGTCAAGACCTGTGGATTTACATTTAAAAGGTTTCGAAGCTCTAGGAGTGAAGATAAATATAGAGCATGGATATGT harbors:
- a CDS encoding DUF1694 domain-containing protein; translated protein: MERELIDEQEKARQKFFKTQLEKNYYLGEFKENIIIALTKDQIEDQLISEEVIEAMKEPDAVLLKMRRDIPLKFFKPYIKVAEDLKLRYRLVDGVTFLGEVGLVVVSEDALDNGNLDVILESIGEKFLKAGLSEGFAYAMGKKICKKHYRELEKKLPSFVGNFKKFNILDILLGRECPIDKFDKEKGKNNGRSI
- a CDS encoding carboxypeptidase-like regulatory domain-containing protein, coding for MIKRFIMIFFIIFSQFLFSAEDEFSSSEKFIKVNGIVKNMEYSLGNATVTFINSENKVYNTKSDFAGNFTIFLPKTRYKVLGEKPGYTMEKFNQMFYDFSKFKESTNIVINLAQIPSLIQGRVIDENGNPIKKAKVMIKFKDSIKTIETDHFGMFSSDAPSGLISIFVEKDGYFGNGTAIFLENETLRNNISIKLQRKFYSISGVLTNGIEPLSNETIYLLDGKSKKILEKTQSSINGYYEFLNIPGASTVNILVPEIPGYKKLITPNIEVHENINKYNLFLN